The sequence TCACCCCGACACGGTCACAGTGTTTCGCCAGTTTGCATCTGCTACAGAAGGGTGAGACGGGCTGGCATAGGTTCTGTCCATAGGGAACGAGCAAGTCGTTGAAGGTAATCCAATGGGGCCTCGGCAGTTTCCGGCGTAGGGCCTGTTCAGTTTCCTCCGGAGTCTTCGTCTTCACATAGCCCCAGCGGTTGCTGATCCGATGCACGTGGATATCCACGCAGATGCCGGGTTTGCCATAGCCGACCGTGACCACCAAATTCGCAGTTTTCCGACCGACTCCTGACAGAGTCACCAGCTCTTCGATGGAATCGGGAACTGTTCCTCCATAGACGTCCAGAAGGCGACGGCAGATGGCATGAATGGACTTGGCTTTTGTCCGGTAGAATCCAACAGGATAGATGGCTCGTTCGATCTTCTTGAGTGGGAGGGTGAGCATGGAGGCAGGCTGATGTGCCAGCGCAAACAGCCTGGCACTGGCTTCATGTGTCGTCTTGTCTTTTGTCCGGAGACTGAGGAGACAGGATATGAGGATGCGGAAGGGGTCTCGGTTCGACAGGCTTGCGACCACGCCGACGACTGGTTCTTCCCACTGGCGAATCTCGCGTTGAACGATTCGAAGCGCAGCAGTGATTTGATCCTGGCGCATGGACGAGGCAAGAATGTAAAGGCCTTGAGAGGGATGTGTCAACCGAACGGGCAAGCCGCGGGGAAATGTTTATTCCGGTTTACGCTTCGACAACCACTTTTGACGCCGCCGCTGCGCTTCGCGCTGCTTGGCTTTCTTTCGGACACTCGGCTTCTCGTAAAACCGTCTGCGCTTCAGTTCGCGGAAGAGCCCTTCCCCCGCGAGTTTCTTTTTGGCAACCTTGAGGGCTTTTTCAACGTTATTATTGAAGACTTTGATTTCCATTCTTCCCGTTTGTCTACTTTCCCAGGCAATGCCTGTACAGGTTTTTTTCTTGAGTCGGCCTGGCCTCGACCAGGGGGCGCAGTGTAACATAGCCCCCTGAGTTCCTCAAGGCGGATCGTCAGCTGCTCAATCCGATCGAAGAGCGATGATTTAAGCAATGGATTATATTGAAGTTTTATGTTTTCAGCGACCGTGTGACGTCCCGCATCTGCTGCAGCGAGTGCCAGGAGCATTCCAACGGTCAAATCCGACCTGACGCGTGGTTTTACCCCAGCCGAGCAGGCATGAAGAATAGCGCCGGCCTCTGTCGCCTGTTCGGCGATTTCAAGCGGAATTTCGGTTGCCAGATGTAATGCAGATGACAAGAGAGCAGGACGGGCCCTGTCTGTTTTTGGGAGTTTCGTTGCCTGGATAAATCGGCGGTAGGCATCGCCATCTGCTTGCATGAGATCGCGAAGCCTTCGGCTACTCTCACTCAGCCGATACTCCACCCTCTTTTGCCGGCTGAGCCGCGCTCCCATGATTCCCAACGAAGCCGCGAGAGCGCCCACCAAAGCCGCGACTGTGCCACCGGCTGGAGTCGGGGTGGCTGCGCCCACTGAGTCCAGAAAGTCTGCGAGGGATTGTGTCTGCAAATCAACAGGGTCTCCCTTATGAGAAGAGGCCTCTCGGGCCGGCTCACCGAATAGCCGCATCTCCAGTCTCGTTTCCAATACCTGTAATTCATCGAACTGTTCGAGCGCAAGGCCATGTGCAGCAGCTTGAAGCAGTGCCGC comes from Nitrospirota bacterium and encodes:
- a CDS encoding endonuclease III is translated as MRQDQITAALRIVQREIRQWEEPVVGVVASLSNRDPFRILISCLLSLRTKDKTTHEASARLFALAHQPASMLTLPLKKIERAIYPVGFYRTKAKSIHAICRRLLDVYGGTVPDSIEELVTLSGVGRKTANLVVTVGYGKPGICVDIHVHRISNRWGYVKTKTPEETEQALRRKLPRPHWITFNDLLVPYGQNLCQPVSPFCSRCKLAKHCDRVGVTRSR
- a CDS encoding 30S ribosomal protein S21 yields the protein MEIKVFNNNVEKALKVAKKKLAGEGLFRELKRRRFYEKPSVRKKAKQREAQRRRQKWLSKRKPE
- the ftcD gene encoding glutamate formimidoyltransferase, yielding MDRIVECVPNFSEGRNQTTVHALARAVESVPGVWLLDQTMDRDHHRSVLSFAGEPDAVAEAAFRAIRVATDLIDLREHRGVHPRVGATDVVPFVPLRGATMQDCIHLARRLGKQVGAELEIPVFLYEQAALHRDHAPLESVRRGGLQGLAFRMASDPDWTPDFGPPHLHKTAGAIVIGARAPLIAFNVNLRSTDLGLARSIAKDIRQSNGGLPHLKAIGVELASRRLVQVAINLTDYVITPIHVAFEAVRTSAAAQGVAVAGSEVIGLVPQAALLQAAAHGLALEQFDELQVLETRLEMRLFGEPAREASSHKGDPVDLQTQSLADFLDSVGAATPTPAGGTVAALVGALAASLGIMGARLSRQKRVEYRLSESSRRLRDLMQADGDAYRRFIQATKLPKTDRARPALLSSALHLATEIPLEIAEQATEAGAILHACSAGVKPRVRSDLTVGMLLALAAADAGRHTVAENIKLQYNPLLKSSLFDRIEQLTIRLEELRGLCYTAPPGRGQADSRKKPVQALPGKVDKREEWKSKSSIITLKKPSRLPKRNSRGKGSSAN